A stretch of Streptococcus chenjunshii DNA encodes these proteins:
- the rlmB gene encoding 23S rRNA (guanosine(2251)-2'-O)-methyltransferase RlmB codes for MKNRHSGTPSNIVYGVHAVTESLQVNSGLELYIQEDLRGKNLNQIKALAAAKQVTVSYRSKKELSDMTAGAVHQGFVLQVPEFSYTDFNSLLQKAQAAENPLLLILDGLTDPHNFGSILRTADATNVCGVIIPKHRAVGVTPAVFKTSTGAAEHVPIARVTNLSQTIDKLKEQGFWIFGTDMTGTPVYDWRTEGKLALIIGSEGKGVSPRLKKQVDEMIAIPMNGHVQSLNAGVAAGILMYEVFRRRLS; via the coding sequence ATGAAAAATAGACATTCTGGAACACCTTCTAATATAGTTTATGGGGTGCATGCTGTAACAGAAAGCCTGCAGGTCAACAGCGGTCTCGAGCTGTATATTCAGGAAGATTTGCGGGGAAAAAATCTTAATCAAATCAAAGCACTGGCAGCTGCTAAACAGGTTACCGTTTCTTACCGGTCTAAAAAAGAGTTGTCCGATATGACTGCTGGAGCAGTGCATCAAGGTTTTGTCCTGCAGGTGCCTGAATTTTCCTATACAGATTTCAATAGTCTGCTGCAAAAAGCTCAGGCCGCAGAAAATCCTCTTCTGCTTATTTTAGATGGACTGACTGATCCGCATAATTTTGGGTCAATTCTGCGAACCGCTGATGCGACAAATGTTTGCGGGGTCATCATCCCCAAGCACCGGGCAGTTGGGGTAACGCCTGCTGTTTTTAAAACATCAACCGGTGCAGCTGAGCATGTCCCTATTGCCCGTGTGACTAACCTTAGTCAAACAATAGATAAGCTTAAAGAACAGGGATTTTGGATTTTTGGTACTGACATGACAGGCACACCTGTTTATGACTGGCGAACAGAAGGGAAACTGGCCCTCATTATTGGCAGCGAAGGCAAAGGGGTTTCGCCTCGGCTTAAAAAGCAGGTTGACGAAATGATTGCTATTCCAATGAATGGGCATGTGCAGAGTCTTAATGCAGGTGTTGCTGCTGGGATTCTTATGTACGAGGTCTTTAGACGCCGCTTGTCTTAA
- a CDS encoding Mini-ribonuclease 3, which translates to MNERLDVELINGVALAFEGDAVYSMYVRRHLIFQGLTKPNQLHRRATYYVSAKAQAELIKQMLAIDFLTEKEAAVYRRGRNAKSYTKAKNADIVTYRMSTGFEAVIGYLHMTEQHSRLEEVITWCLAAVENNG; encoded by the coding sequence GTGAATGAGCGACTTGATGTTGAACTGATTAACGGTGTTGCTTTAGCCTTTGAAGGAGATGCAGTTTATTCGATGTATGTCCGCCGGCATTTGATTTTTCAAGGACTGACTAAACCTAATCAGCTTCACCGCAGGGCTACTTACTATGTTTCTGCAAAAGCGCAGGCTGAGCTAATCAAGCAAATGCTGGCAATTGATTTTTTAACTGAAAAAGAGGCGGCTGTCTACCGGCGCGGCCGCAATGCTAAAAGCTATACTAAAGCCAAGAATGCAGACATCGTTACCTACCGTATGTCTACAGGTTTTGAAGCAGTTATCGGCTATCTGCACATGACCGAGCAGCACAGTCGGCTGGAGGAAGTCATTACCTGGTGTCTGGCTGCAGTAGAAAATAATGGCTAG
- the cysS gene encoding cysteine--tRNA ligase: protein MIRIYDTMTRSLREFVPLQENTVNMYVCGPTVYNYIHIGNARSVVAFDTIRRYFEYRGYTVNYISNFTDVDDKIINGARETGMDTKAFSDKFIAAFMEDVKQLGVKPATKHPRVIDYMDEIISFVEVLIDKGYAYESHGDVYFRVAKSHNYAKLANKTLAELEAGASGRVDGEGADKENPLDFALWKAAKPEEISWESPWGAGRPGWHIECSVMATAILGDTIDIHGGGTDLEFPHHTNEIAQSEAKTGKTFANYWMHNGFVNVDNEKMSKSLGNFVTVHDMLKTVDGQVLRFFLATQHYRRPVNFTEKAVHDAAVNLKYLKNTFTLPVSGTPDEAVLADFMTDFEAAMDDDFNAANGITVLFDLAKWINSGNYNQAVKDAFAKMLAVFGIVFEEDVLDTDIAKMIEERQEARAKRDFAKADAIRDKLAARGIKLLDTKDGVRWSRE, encoded by the coding sequence ATGATTCGAATTTATGACACCATGACCCGCAGTTTGCGTGAATTTGTGCCCCTGCAGGAGAACACAGTCAACATGTATGTCTGCGGGCCAACTGTTTATAATTATATTCATATTGGCAATGCGCGCAGTGTTGTTGCTTTTGACACTATTCGCCGTTACTTTGAATACCGCGGTTACACTGTCAACTATATTTCCAATTTTACCGATGTTGATGATAAGATTATAAATGGCGCACGTGAAACTGGCATGGATACCAAAGCTTTTTCTGATAAGTTTATCGCTGCTTTTATGGAAGATGTGAAACAGCTTGGGGTGAAACCTGCGACAAAACATCCGCGTGTGATTGATTATATGGATGAGATTATCAGCTTTGTAGAGGTACTGATTGATAAAGGTTATGCTTATGAAAGTCATGGCGATGTTTATTTTCGTGTAGCTAAATCCCACAATTATGCTAAATTGGCTAATAAAACACTGGCAGAGCTTGAAGCTGGCGCCAGCGGCAGAGTAGATGGAGAAGGTGCTGATAAAGAAAATCCGCTTGATTTTGCTCTCTGGAAGGCTGCGAAACCGGAAGAAATTTCCTGGGAAAGCCCGTGGGGCGCCGGACGTCCCGGCTGGCATATCGAATGTTCTGTAATGGCGACAGCGATTCTGGGAGATACCATTGACATCCATGGCGGCGGCACCGATTTAGAATTTCCTCATCATACCAATGAAATTGCCCAGTCAGAAGCTAAAACAGGTAAAACATTTGCTAATTATTGGATGCACAATGGCTTTGTCAATGTTGACAATGAGAAAATGTCTAAATCTCTGGGCAACTTTGTAACCGTTCATGATATGCTAAAGACGGTTGATGGTCAGGTGCTGCGCTTTTTCTTGGCAACTCAGCACTACCGCAGGCCGGTTAATTTTACAGAAAAAGCTGTTCATGATGCTGCAGTCAATCTTAAATATCTCAAAAATACTTTTACACTGCCTGTCAGCGGAACGCCAGATGAAGCAGTTTTGGCAGACTTTATGACCGATTTTGAGGCTGCAATGGACGATGATTTCAATGCAGCGAACGGCATCACAGTTCTTTTTGATCTGGCCAAATGGATTAACTCTGGTAATTATAATCAGGCGGTCAAGGATGCCTTTGCCAAAATGCTGGCTGTCTTTGGGATTGTTTTTGAAGAAGACGTTTTAGATACAGATATCGCAAAAATGATTGAGGAACGGCAGGAAGCCCGCGCTAAACGTGACTTTGCGAAAGCAGATGCCATTCGTGACAAACTAGCAGCACGGGGCATCAAGCTGCTTGATACCAAGGACGGGGTGAGGTGGAGCCGTGAATGA
- a CDS encoding nucleoside phosphorylase, whose protein sequence is MLLNEFENIPAIIEPTDRGIRGGGEICDTIILPFAGETVQAAAACPETHIGGYLQNLNGKHFWYIYEKDKFKAAVSLAPVGAPALVGHLEELNAKGFRRFIIMGTCGFLDETIKNHDFILPAAALRDEGTSYHYAAPSDEIAYDSALLSAMSKIFDRHGIGYITAKTWTTDAFYRETPAKAQRRLAAGAQVVDMEAAAVMAWAQFRKVPVYQFFYPADYVNSISHKWETRRKDLAASEALLDLALTIAKEVEDEAILET, encoded by the coding sequence ATGCTCTTAAATGAATTTGAAAATATTCCGGCCATTATTGAGCCAACAGATCGGGGGATTCGAGGCGGCGGAGAAATCTGTGATACGATTATCCTCCCATTTGCCGGAGAGACGGTCCAAGCAGCGGCAGCCTGTCCTGAAACACATATTGGCGGCTATTTGCAGAACCTCAATGGGAAGCATTTTTGGTATATTTATGAAAAAGATAAATTCAAAGCCGCAGTGAGTCTGGCCCCTGTTGGGGCTCCCGCATTGGTGGGGCATTTGGAAGAATTAAATGCCAAAGGCTTCCGCCGTTTTATCATCATGGGGACTTGCGGTTTTTTAGATGAAACCATAAAGAACCATGATTTTATCTTACCTGCTGCTGCTTTGCGTGATGAGGGAACCAGTTATCACTATGCTGCACCCAGTGATGAGATAGCTTATGATTCAGCTTTACTTTCAGCTATGTCAAAGATTTTTGACAGACACGGTATCGGCTATATCACTGCAAAAACTTGGACGACAGATGCTTTCTACCGTGAGACTCCAGCGAAGGCGCAGCGGCGTCTGGCAGCTGGTGCACAGGTGGTTGACATGGAAGCGGCGGCTGTTATGGCTTGGGCACAGTTTCGTAAAGTGCCAGTCTATCAGTTTTTCTATCCGGCTGATTATGTTAATTCTATCAGCCATAAGTGGGAAACAAGACGCAAGGACCTTGCTGCTTCAGAAGCACTGCTTGATTTGGCTTTAACGATTGCAAAAGAGGTTGAAGATGAAGCAATTTTGGAAACGTAA
- the cysE gene encoding serine O-acetyltransferase translates to MGWWKESIDIVKENDPAARTSLEVLLTYPGIKALAAHRLSHFLWKHGFRLLARMHSQFWRFWTQIEIHPGAQIAEGVFIDHGSGLVIGETAIVEKGAMLYHGVTLGGTGKDVGKRHPTVRQGALVSAHSQVIGPIEIGENAKVGAAAVVVSDVPPDVTVVGVPAKVVRVHGKKDEAAISQLEEERESKYYTSKLEEARYESLHSSKL, encoded by the coding sequence ATGGGTTGGTGGAAAGAAAGTATTGATATTGTAAAAGAAAATGATCCGGCTGCCCGCACATCGCTTGAAGTTTTATTAACCTATCCGGGTATCAAAGCTTTGGCTGCACACCGGCTTTCTCACTTTTTATGGAAACATGGTTTTCGTCTATTAGCTCGGATGCACAGCCAGTTTTGGCGCTTTTGGACTCAGATTGAAATTCATCCCGGCGCTCAAATTGCCGAAGGTGTCTTCATCGACCACGGTTCAGGTCTGGTCATTGGAGAGACTGCCATTGTTGAAAAAGGGGCAATGCTCTACCATGGTGTGACTTTAGGCGGTACGGGAAAAGATGTTGGCAAACGCCATCCTACCGTTCGCCAAGGGGCACTGGTATCAGCGCATTCACAGGTTATTGGACCTATTGAAATCGGTGAGAATGCCAAGGTCGGCGCTGCAGCGGTTGTTGTTTCAGATGTACCGCCGGATGTGACTGTTGTTGGTGTTCCAGCTAAAGTTGTGCGTGTTCACGGGAAGAAGGATGAGGCAGCGATCAGTCAGTTGGAAGAAGAGCGGGAATCTAAATATTATACTTCGAAGCTGGAAGAAGCTCGTTATGAAAGTCTGCATTCGTCTAAGCTTTGA
- a CDS encoding SseB family protein: MANIEEVDYSLRKFIEDPEHFLYSIALVNALHSYPVLASDQPYILEVSGQQVTPVFTDFTDLDRFKKEEVSARNQHWTKRSALTVLEEAIAKRSSGLVFNLKKTGDFGNSTIFTSKDMIQFLNAYTSILDDLLNENNIQADTMDKYYLVPVYIHPQGESRFERLFPIMTAPEGERYVPIFSNLASFAKWYNEAEFGGAFRQAQGSILTWKIEDIYKPRNGENDLEETFGLAVNPFDEEQILINWSDIDV, translated from the coding sequence ATGGCTAACATAGAAGAAGTTGATTACAGTCTGAGAAAGTTTATCGAAGATCCAGAGCATTTTCTGTATAGTATTGCCTTAGTTAATGCCCTTCACAGCTACCCTGTTTTGGCCAGTGACCAGCCTTATATTCTTGAAGTCAGCGGCCAGCAGGTGACACCTGTTTTTACTGATTTTACTGACTTGGACCGGTTTAAAAAAGAGGAAGTCAGTGCCAGAAATCAGCATTGGACCAAGCGGTCGGCCTTAACCGTTTTAGAGGAGGCTATTGCCAAAAGATCATCCGGCTTGGTTTTTAATCTGAAAAAGACGGGAGATTTTGGGAATTCAACTATCTTTACAAGTAAAGACATGATCCAGTTTTTGAATGCCTATACATCCATTTTGGATGATTTGCTTAATGAAAATAATATACAGGCTGACACTATGGATAAGTATTACTTGGTTCCGGTTTATATTCATCCTCAAGGGGAGAGCCGCTTTGAGCGTCTGTTTCCGATCATGACAGCACCGGAAGGGGAGCGCTATGTTCCTATCTTTTCCAACTTAGCCAGTTTTGCTAAATGGTACAATGAAGCAGAATTCGGCGGTGCGTTTCGGCAGGCACAAGGTTCAATTCTGACTTGGAAAATCGAGGATATTTATAAACCGAGAAACGGAGAAAATGATTTAGAAGAGACATTTGGCTTGGCCGTTAATCCTTTTGATGAAGAGCAAATTTTAATCAATTGGTCAGACATTGATGTTTAA
- the pnp gene encoding polyribonucleotide nucleotidyltransferase — protein sequence MTKQVFQTTFAGKPLIVEVGQLAKQANGAALIRYGESTVLTAAAMSKKMSTGDFFPLQVNYEEKMYAAGKFPGGFNKREGRPSTDATLTARLIDRPIRPLFAEGFRNEVQVINTVLSYDADASAPMAAMFGSSLALSVSDIPFNGPIAGVQVAYINGEYIINPTAQQKEDSLLELTVAGTKEAINMVESGAKELSEEIMLTALLKGHEAIKELIAFQESIIAQVGKAKAEVELLQVDSQLQEEITAVYQSELQKAVQTEEKLAREAATEKVKEDVRAVYEEKFADAEDLDVIMRDVSEILEQMEHAEVRRLITEDKIRPDGRKIDEIRPLEAEVDFLPQVHGSGLFTRGQTQALSVLTLAPMGETQIVDGLEPEYKKRFIHHYNFPQYSVGETGRYGAPGRREIGHGALGERALAQVLPSLEEFPYAIRLVAEVLESNGSSSQASICAGTLALMAGGVPIKAPVAGIAMGLISDGKQYTILTDIQGLEDHFGDMDFKVAGTRQGITALQMDIKIAGITPQILKEALAQAKKARFEILDLIEETIAEPRPELAPTAPKIDTVKIDVDKIKIVIGRGGETIDKIIEETGVKIDIDEEGNVAIFSSDQSAIDRAKEIIANLVREAKVDEIYHGKVVRIEKFGAFVNLFDKTDALVHISELAWKRVNKVEDILNLGDEVDVKVIKIDDKGRVDASMKALLPRPPRSEKSHREHSNHKHNHNKKENNHG from the coding sequence ATGACAAAACAGGTTTTTCAAACAACTTTTGCGGGGAAACCGCTGATCGTTGAAGTTGGTCAGCTGGCTAAACAGGCTAACGGCGCTGCCTTGATTCGTTATGGGGAAAGCACCGTGCTGACCGCTGCTGCAATGTCTAAAAAAATGTCTACAGGGGACTTCTTTCCCTTACAGGTTAATTACGAGGAAAAGATGTATGCTGCCGGGAAATTTCCGGGAGGATTTAATAAACGGGAAGGCCGTCCGTCGACAGATGCAACTTTGACCGCCCGGCTGATTGACCGTCCGATTCGGCCGCTGTTTGCAGAAGGCTTCCGCAATGAAGTTCAGGTCATTAACACTGTCCTGTCCTACGATGCCGATGCCAGTGCCCCGATGGCTGCGATGTTTGGTTCTTCGCTGGCTCTGTCTGTCTCTGATATTCCGTTTAATGGTCCAATCGCAGGTGTTCAGGTCGCCTATATTAATGGTGAATATATCATTAATCCAACGGCACAGCAAAAAGAGGATTCGCTTTTGGAACTGACTGTAGCAGGAACCAAAGAAGCTATTAATATGGTGGAATCCGGGGCTAAGGAATTATCTGAAGAGATCATGCTGACAGCTTTGCTTAAAGGGCACGAAGCGATCAAAGAGCTGATTGCTTTTCAGGAAAGCATCATAGCTCAAGTCGGGAAAGCTAAAGCTGAAGTGGAACTCTTGCAGGTTGACAGTCAGCTTCAGGAAGAGATTACTGCCGTTTATCAATCGGAACTGCAGAAGGCTGTTCAGACTGAAGAGAAGCTGGCTCGTGAAGCAGCTACAGAGAAGGTTAAAGAAGATGTCAGGGCTGTCTATGAAGAAAAATTTGCTGATGCCGAAGATCTCGATGTGATCATGCGTGATGTCTCTGAAATACTTGAGCAGATGGAGCACGCTGAGGTGCGCCGCCTGATTACTGAAGACAAGATTCGTCCGGATGGCCGTAAAATTGATGAAATCCGACCGCTGGAAGCAGAAGTAGATTTTCTGCCTCAGGTCCATGGTTCGGGGCTCTTTACGCGCGGGCAAACTCAAGCTCTGTCAGTTTTAACCTTGGCTCCCATGGGAGAAACCCAAATTGTTGACGGCTTAGAACCGGAATACAAGAAGCGTTTTATCCATCACTATAATTTTCCGCAGTATTCTGTTGGTGAAACTGGCCGCTATGGCGCCCCTGGCCGGCGGGAAATCGGGCACGGGGCACTCGGTGAACGCGCTCTGGCTCAGGTGCTGCCAAGCTTGGAGGAATTCCCATATGCTATTCGCTTGGTGGCGGAAGTATTAGAGTCAAACGGCTCTTCTTCGCAGGCATCTATCTGTGCAGGCACTCTGGCCTTAATGGCCGGCGGTGTTCCAATCAAAGCGCCTGTTGCCGGTATTGCTATGGGATTGATTTCAGATGGCAAACAGTATACAATATTGACAGATATTCAAGGGTTAGAAGACCATTTTGGCGACATGGACTTTAAAGTAGCCGGAACACGGCAAGGCATCACGGCTTTGCAAATGGATATTAAGATTGCCGGTATTACTCCGCAGATTTTAAAGGAAGCCTTAGCACAAGCCAAGAAAGCCCGTTTTGAAATCTTAGATTTAATTGAAGAGACAATCGCTGAACCGCGTCCAGAATTGGCTCCTACAGCTCCTAAAATTGATACTGTTAAAATTGATGTTGATAAAATCAAGATTGTTATCGGCAGAGGCGGGGAAACTATCGATAAAATTATCGAGGAAACTGGTGTTAAGATTGATATTGACGAGGAAGGCAATGTAGCCATATTCTCCAGCGACCAGTCAGCGATTGATCGGGCTAAGGAGATTATTGCCAACTTGGTTCGCGAGGCCAAGGTAGATGAAATTTATCACGGCAAGGTTGTTCGGATTGAAAAGTTTGGGGCCTTTGTCAACCTTTTCGACAAAACGGATGCTTTGGTACATATTTCCGAATTGGCTTGGAAACGGGTCAATAAAGTGGAAGATATTTTGAACCTTGGCGATGAAGTGGATGTTAAGGTCATTAAGATTGATGACAAGGGCCGGGTAGACGCTTCCATGAAAGCTCTGCTGCCGCGTCCGCCAAGATCAGAAAAGAGTCACCGAGAGCATTCGAATCACAAGCATAATCATAATAAGAAAGAAAATAATCATGGCTAA
- the adhE gene encoding bifunctional acetaldehyde-CoA/alcohol dehydrogenase, whose translation MVKEAKTNVEKTELTAEEAAAQYTNTLVEKALVAEEAYATYTQEQVDKIVAAMALAGSEASLQLAKEAHEETGRGVVEDKDTKNHFATENVYERIKNEKTVGIIGEDKVSGSIKIAAPLGVLAGIVPTTNPTSTTMFKILVALKTRNAIVFAFHPAAQNCSAHAAQILYDAALKAGAPKDIIQWIDTPSIANTSALISNKKIASILATGGPGMVNAALKSGNPSMGVGAGNGAVFVDATAHLDRAVEDLLLSKRFDNGMICATENSAVVEAPIYQEWLEKMQEKGAYLVPKKDYKKLEDFVFNDGHGVNGPVAGMSAQWICEQAGVKLPEGKDVLLFELDKKNIGEKLSSEKLSPLLSVYKAKDRQDGIEIVAALLDYQGAGHNCAIQIGSQADPFVTEFGDALNSSRVLVNQPDSVGGIGDVYTDALEASLTLGTGSWGKNSLSHNLSTSDLLNVKTVAKRRNRPQWVRLPEKTYYEKNAISYLQDAYEPMERALIVADPGMVQFGFVDTVYAQLALRDEKVVTSLYGTIKPDPTLGQTIEIAKQMRDFKPDTVIAIGGGSAIDASKIARLIYEVSLDKEDGWLDSYDNVSEFFLELQQKFIDIRKRIVKFKHQTVTRLFCIPTTSGTGAEVTPFAVITDDFTHVKYPLADYELVPQVAIVDPEFVMTVPKRTAAWSGLDALSHALESYVSVMASDFTRPWSLEAIKLIIENLEDAYNYDPQNPTLRGEQAKENMHYASTIAGMAFGNAFLGINHSLAHKTGGEFGLPHGLAISIAMQHVIRYNGVSGNVKRSVYPRYEEYRAQRDYADIARYLGLKGKDDAELVEALCQRIDKLMHAVGVEPKLSANGVTKEAFDAAVDRLASLAYDDQCTPANPRQPYIAELKQLLIDQF comes from the coding sequence ATGGTTAAAGAAGCAAAAACAAATGTCGAAAAGACAGAGCTTACCGCGGAAGAAGCTGCGGCACAGTACACAAATACCTTAGTTGAAAAAGCTTTGGTGGCCGAGGAAGCTTATGCGACCTATACACAGGAGCAGGTTGATAAAATCGTAGCGGCTATGGCTTTAGCCGGATCTGAAGCTTCCCTGCAGCTGGCAAAAGAAGCGCACGAAGAAACAGGGCGCGGTGTTGTTGAAGACAAGGATACGAAAAACCACTTTGCGACAGAGAATGTTTATGAAAGAATTAAAAATGAAAAAACGGTAGGCATTATCGGTGAAGATAAGGTGTCAGGCAGTATCAAAATCGCGGCTCCTCTCGGTGTGTTAGCAGGTATTGTTCCAACGACTAATCCGACATCGACAACCATGTTTAAGATCTTGGTAGCTTTAAAGACCAGAAACGCTATTGTCTTTGCCTTCCACCCGGCAGCACAGAACTGTTCAGCTCATGCGGCTCAAATCCTGTATGACGCAGCACTTAAAGCTGGGGCACCTAAAGATATTATCCAATGGATTGATACCCCTTCAATTGCCAATACCAGTGCCTTGATTTCCAACAAAAAGATCGCTTCGATTTTGGCAACCGGCGGGCCGGGCATGGTTAACGCAGCTCTTAAATCAGGGAACCCGTCTATGGGTGTCGGAGCCGGCAACGGTGCCGTCTTCGTTGATGCGACAGCTCACCTTGACCGTGCGGTCGAAGATCTTCTTCTGTCAAAACGTTTCGATAACGGTATGATTTGTGCAACTGAAAACTCAGCAGTTGTCGAAGCGCCAATCTATCAAGAATGGCTGGAAAAAATGCAGGAAAAGGGAGCTTACTTAGTTCCTAAAAAAGACTACAAGAAACTTGAAGATTTCGTGTTCAATGATGGTCACGGCGTTAACGGACCGGTTGCAGGTATGTCAGCACAGTGGATCTGTGAACAGGCTGGTGTAAAACTGCCTGAAGGCAAAGATGTTCTCTTGTTTGAACTGGACAAGAAAAACATTGGAGAAAAGCTCTCATCTGAAAAACTCTCCCCGCTCTTGTCTGTTTACAAGGCTAAGGACCGTCAGGATGGTATTGAAATTGTAGCTGCTCTCTTGGACTACCAAGGGGCAGGCCACAACTGCGCTATCCAAATCGGCTCACAAGCCGACCCATTTGTCACCGAATTTGGCGATGCTTTGAATTCATCCCGTGTCTTGGTTAACCAACCGGATTCAGTCGGCGGTATCGGCGATGTTTATACGGATGCATTGGAAGCCAGCTTAACTCTTGGAACAGGATCATGGGGGAAAAATTCATTGTCTCACAATTTATCAACCAGCGACCTTCTGAATGTGAAAACTGTTGCCAAACGCCGCAACCGTCCGCAATGGGTTCGTCTGCCGGAAAAAACATACTACGAAAAGAACGCTATTTCCTACTTGCAGGATGCCTATGAACCAATGGAACGCGCACTGATTGTAGCTGACCCGGGTATGGTTCAGTTTGGTTTCGTTGATACTGTTTATGCACAGCTGGCCCTGCGTGATGAGAAAGTTGTGACATCGCTCTATGGAACGATCAAACCGGATCCGACACTGGGACAAACTATCGAAATTGCTAAACAGATGCGTGATTTCAAACCGGATACAGTTATTGCTATCGGGGGCGGTTCGGCAATTGATGCATCTAAGATTGCCCGTCTGATCTATGAAGTATCGCTCGACAAAGAGGATGGCTGGCTTGACAGCTATGACAATGTCAGCGAATTCTTCCTTGAACTGCAGCAAAAATTCATCGATATCCGCAAGCGTATCGTTAAATTTAAACATCAGACTGTAACCCGTCTCTTCTGTATCCCGACAACTTCCGGTACAGGTGCGGAAGTAACACCGTTTGCCGTTATTACAGATGACTTTACCCATGTGAAGTACCCATTGGCAGACTATGAATTGGTTCCGCAAGTGGCTATCGTTGATCCGGAATTTGTCATGACTGTGCCAAAACGGACGGCTGCTTGGTCAGGTCTCGATGCTCTGTCGCATGCGCTTGAATCATATGTTTCTGTGATGGCTTCTGATTTCACCCGTCCTTGGTCACTTGAAGCGATTAAGCTGATTATTGAAAACTTAGAAGATGCTTACAACTATGACCCTCAGAATCCAACTCTGCGCGGCGAGCAGGCCAAAGAAAACATGCATTACGCCTCAACAATTGCCGGTATGGCATTCGGCAATGCTTTCTTAGGAATCAACCACTCCTTGGCTCACAAAACCGGCGGTGAGTTTGGACTGCCGCACGGTCTTGCTATTTCTATTGCTATGCAGCATGTTATCCGCTATAATGGGGTGTCCGGCAATGTGAAACGCTCCGTTTATCCGCGTTATGAAGAATACCGTGCACAGCGGGATTATGCCGATATTGCCCGTTATCTCGGCCTGAAAGGCAAAGATGATGCTGAATTGGTTGAAGCGCTCTGCCAGCGTATTGATAAGCTGATGCACGCTGTCGGTGTTGAGCCGAAACTGTCTGCCAACGGTGTTACAAAAGAAGCCTTTGATGCAGCTGTTGACCGTCTGGCAAGTCTGGCGTATGACGACCAATGTACTCCAGCAAACCCACGTCAGCCTTACATTGCAGAGCTGAAACAATTACTGATTGACCAGTTCTAA
- the rpsO gene encoding 30S ribosomal protein S15, with protein MAISKEKKNEIIAQYARHEGDTGSVEVQVAVLTWEINHLNEHIKQHKKDHATYRGLMKKIGHRRNLLAYLRRTDVNRYRELIQSLGLRR; from the coding sequence ATGGCAATCTCAAAAGAGAAAAAAAATGAAATTATTGCACAGTATGCGCGCCATGAGGGCGATACCGGCAGCGTAGAAGTTCAAGTAGCTGTTTTGACTTGGGAAATTAACCATTTGAACGAACACATCAAACAGCATAAAAAAGACCATGCAACATACCGGGGCTTGATGAAGAAAATCGGTCACCGCCGCAATTTGCTGGCTTATCTGCGCCGCACAGATGTTAACCGCTACCGTGAACTGATTCAGTCATTGGGACTGCGCCGTTAA
- the def gene encoding peptide deformylase, translating into MSVQDKLIRPSHNINMDDIIREGHPTLRARAKDVSLPLKDEDVILGEKMLQFLKHSQDPVMAEKMGLRGGVGLAAPQLDISKRIIAVLVPNPEDEEGNPPEESYSLQEIMYNPRIIAHSVQEAALADGEGCLSVDREVPGYVVRHARVTVEYFDKQGSKKRMKLKGYHAIVVQHEIDHTNGIMFFDRINEAEPFAVKEGMLIIE; encoded by the coding sequence ATGTCAGTACAGGACAAATTAATACGGCCGAGCCATAATATTAATATGGACGATATTATCCGCGAAGGGCATCCGACGCTGCGGGCGCGGGCCAAAGATGTCTCTCTTCCTCTTAAGGATGAGGACGTCATTCTGGGAGAAAAGATGCTGCAGTTTTTGAAACACTCACAGGACCCTGTGATGGCTGAAAAAATGGGGCTGCGCGGTGGCGTAGGTCTGGCAGCCCCCCAATTGGACATTTCCAAACGGATCATCGCTGTTTTGGTTCCTAATCCGGAGGATGAAGAAGGCAATCCGCCGGAAGAAAGCTACAGCCTGCAGGAAATAATGTACAATCCGCGAATTATCGCCCACTCTGTTCAGGAAGCTGCCCTAGCTGACGGTGAAGGCTGTCTGTCTGTTGACCGGGAAGTTCCCGGCTATGTTGTCCGGCATGCCCGTGTAACCGTTGAGTACTTTGATAAACAAGGCAGCAAAAAGCGGATGAAGCTGAAAGGCTACCATGCCATTGTGGTTCAGCATGAAATTGACCACACAAACGGTATTATGTTCTTCGACCGTATCAATGAAGCCGAACCCTTCGCCGTTAAAGAAGGCATGCTGATTATTGAATAA